A single window of Meiothermus sp. DNA harbors:
- a CDS encoding ABC transporter permease yields the protein MKLEPLGHASPWRALGVTLLALGLAFGLVGVVFLAYGQNPLEVYRVMFFGTLLEAKGWQETLRRSIPLLLVGVGLTLAFRTQFYNIGAEGQLLLGAVMAAGVALFLPVPPALSLPLMGLAGALGGALWCGLAAWLRLRFSVNEILSTLMLNYVAQSLVIYLINGPWRGKDVRGYIYSDRFAEYQQLPVWPGSSVHWPTLLLGVLLALVLQFVLFRTTLGFRMRVVGENPGAARYLGLAEGRVLLGLALLTGGMAGLAGVGEIAGIHHRLIEPGQLSSGYGFTAIIVAWLARGHPALVLLTAPLMGLILAGGDLLKVSLNMPFRIVDVFSGVILFCLIGSELFLRYRLRLR from the coding sequence ATGAAACTCGAGCCTTTGGGGCATGCCTCCCCCTGGCGGGCGCTGGGGGTCACCCTGTTGGCCTTGGGGCTGGCCTTTGGTCTGGTGGGGGTAGTGTTCTTGGCCTATGGACAGAACCCGCTCGAGGTCTACCGGGTGATGTTCTTTGGCACCTTGCTAGAGGCTAAGGGCTGGCAGGAAACCCTGCGCCGCAGCATTCCCCTGCTGCTGGTGGGGGTAGGTCTTACCCTGGCTTTCCGCACCCAGTTCTACAATATCGGGGCCGAGGGACAGCTTTTGCTGGGGGCGGTGATGGCCGCCGGGGTGGCCCTCTTTCTACCGGTGCCCCCCGCCTTGAGCCTGCCGCTGATGGGGCTGGCCGGGGCTCTTGGGGGAGCGCTGTGGTGTGGCCTGGCGGCCTGGTTGCGGCTTCGCTTCAGCGTAAACGAAATCCTTTCCACCCTGATGCTCAACTATGTGGCCCAGTCGCTGGTCATCTACCTCATCAACGGCCCCTGGCGGGGCAAGGATGTGCGGGGCTACATCTACTCCGACCGCTTTGCCGAGTACCAGCAGCTGCCGGTATGGCCGGGCTCGAGCGTTCACTGGCCCACCCTGCTGCTGGGGGTGCTGCTGGCTTTGGTGCTCCAGTTTGTGCTCTTCCGCACCACCCTGGGCTTCCGCATGCGGGTGGTGGGGGAGAACCCCGGCGCTGCCCGCTATCTGGGTCTGGCCGAGGGCCGGGTGCTCTTGGGGCTGGCTTTGCTCACTGGGGGTATGGCCGGCCTGGCCGGGGTGGGGGAGATTGCCGGTATCCACCACCGCCTGATTGAGCCCGGTCAGCTCTCCTCCGGCTATGGCTTCACTGCCATCATCGTGGCCTGGCTGGCCCGGGGCCACCCGGCCCTGGTGCTGCTCACGGCCCCCTTGATGGGCCTCATTCTGGCCGGAGGTGACTTGCTCAAGGTAAGCCTCAACATGCCCTTCCGCATTGTGGATGTGTTTAGCGGGGTCATCCTCTTCTGTCTGATCGGCTCAGAGCTTTTTTTGCGCTACCGTTTGCGCCTTAGGTGA